The DNA segment GCTTTCCTAGTATCAATCCACCTATCTTATCAAATATATTATTGGCTTTTAGCATAGCAAATGAACGCTCTATAGTTTCAGCACCTTTTAAAGAATCTTCTATAAACAATATGTCTCCTTTTTTAATTTCAGGCATGTATTCACTTCCCCATATACCTGCCATTGTATTCAAGTTCCCTATTATTAATCTACCTTTAATCTTTCCTTCATTTATAGTTATCCACTCATTTTTATTCGATTTTTTGCTTCTATTTTGACTTTCCCAATCTATATATTCCTCAGTCCACATTTTTGGCATTTTATAATTATAAGGTATATTAATTTCTTTAACTAAAATATCTTCAAAATATTTAAAATTCAGTTCATTAAAAGGTTCTATTTCTCCAAATGAAGCTACTAATGCTGGCCCATAAAAAGTAGTTATTCCAGTTTTAGCATAAATAGCAAATAATATTGCTGTCATATCAGAATATCCTATAATTATTTTAGGATCTTTTTTTAAAGATTCATAATCTATATATGGTACTATTGAATTTGAATTCATTCCACCTATTGTAGAAATAATGCATCTTACTTCTGGGTCTCTTATTAACTGATTTAATTCTTCTGCTCTATCTTTTATACTACCAGACCTATAAAAGTCTTTTTTATCTGTTAAATTTCCAGCTTTTAATTTAAATCCTTTATTTTCAAGAAATTTTTTACTTCTGTTAAATCTATTAGGGCACAATGCAGTAATAGGTGTTGATGGTGAGAAAAATCCAATTGTATCTCCTCTTTTTAGTTTTTTTATCATTTATTTTACCCCCGTTACTTAATATCTATTTGTATAAAAACTTTATTTTACTATTAAATATTCAATTAACCTTTATCATAATTTATTCTATATATCTTTACAAAATCCTTTTTTATTACAAAAGGACCAGAGATAGTTTATTATTTATAATATCTCTGGTCCTTTACACATATATCTTTACTAATCTATTTTCTATTTTTATATAAACTTATTTTTGCAATCTTTTTTCTTTTATAGTTCTTATTTTATTTTTTAGCAATCCATCTTTCATTTTTTCTTTTTCTACAAAAAACATAGATAATCCTCCAGATCCTACATGAGTTCCTACCGCTGCCCCCATTTGCATTATATA comes from the Senegalia massiliensis genome and includes:
- a CDS encoding S66 family peptidase → MIKKLKRGDTIGFFSPSTPITALCPNRFNRSKKFLENKGFKLKAGNLTDKKDFYRSGSIKDRAEELNQLIRDPEVRCIISTIGGMNSNSIVPYIDYESLKKDPKIIIGYSDMTAILFAIYAKTGITTFYGPALVASFGEIEPFNELNFKYFEDILVKEINIPYNYKMPKMWTEEYIDWESQNRSKKSNKNEWITINEGKIKGRLIIGNLNTMAGIWGSEYMPEIKKGDILFIEDSLKGAETIERSFAMLKANNIFDKIGGLILGKHELFEDRGSKRKPYEILEEVIGRYNFPFLAEVDCSHTHPMFTMPIGSIIELDATDKSINLISEYL